CGTCGCTCAGGGTCTGGCGGCGCTTGCTCGACGTGACCTCGACGCGGTCCAGCGTCTGCTTGTCCTTCTCCTTCTCCGCGGTCTCGGGCGCCGACTGCGCGCGCGCCGACGGCCCGGCCATCAGGCCTGCGATGACCATGGCGGCCGCGGCCGTTGGCAGAAGACCGAACCGGAAGGAACCGTGCTTGGCGAAAAGGCGAGAGCGGGTCATCTTGATCGACTCCAAAGGGAGAAGGGAGGAGGTGGCAGGCCCGTCAGGGCCCGGGGGATCGGAAACGAAACGGGACCGGGGTCAGGTCGTGCCTGGATCACGACGCGCCCGGGGTCATCACAGGCCTGGATTCATCACGTGTGTGGGTTCATGACGCGCCAGGCTCGAGGCGTGTCGCGTGATAGCGGGCTATCCGCCAGACGTCGCCGTCCCGTCGGAAGACCGCCGTCTCGAGGAAACGGAACGGCGTGTGCGTGCCATCCACGGCCATCCACAGCTCGTCGTTGAACACCGTGGTCCAGGCGACGTCCTGCTGGACCGCCGTGCGGAAGCCGTGGAGCGACGCGCGCTGGCGTCCGCTCGTCGCGCTGCGTTGGACGAAGGCCAGCAGCGCCGCCTTGTCCATGAGCCGGTCGTGCTCGACCATCAGGAAGTCCGGCGTCAGCCCCGCGTCGACGGCGGGCCAGTCGTGGGCTTCCAGCGCCTGGTGCCAGTCGACTAGCGCCGCTTCGACGGCCTGGATCGCGGACGCGGGAGGGGTGGGGGAATGCATGGACATCTCGGGGTGGCCTTGGCGTGGCTCAAGCCAGGCCCGGATCAGGGACGACGCGTCCCAGCCTGGCGTTGCGTTGCTGGATGACGGCGTGGCGCCGCGCGGTGATCGGGTAGGCCCAGATGATCAGCGCCGCCAGCATGAAGCAGGCGAAGGGCAGCGCGAAGGCGGAGATCTTCAAGCCCAGGATCGCGGTCGAGGCATAGACCGCCTGCTTGGCCTCGAAGCCGAACTGCGACACGACGAACAGCGAGAGCGACGTCCCGATGCCGAAGGTGGCCTTGCGGACGAAGGTCAGCACGGACACGTACTGCGCGGTGCGCGCGACGCCCGACTTCATCAGGTCGAAGTCGGCCAGGTCGCCCACCATCGCCTGCGGCAGCATGTCGATGACGATGTAGAACATCGTGTGGGCGAAGGAGCAGACCAGGTAGAGGAAGAGCAGATGCGGGATGCCGGGCTGCAGCGGCGCGAAGGCGAGGTAGCAGAGCGCGCAGCCGATCGCGGACCAAGCGAAGACGCGATGCTTCTCGAAGCGCTTGAGGAAGAACTCCGCGACGCCCACGCCGATCGTGGCGGCCACGCCCCACTGCAGCAGCACCATGCCGATGGCCGCGCCCAGCCCCAGGTAGGAGTCGAGCACCAGGAAGCCGACCGCCGCGCCCGTGGCATCGCCGAGCCCGGCCAGCGCGGACGCGATCAGGAAGCGGATGAACGCGCGGTTGGTCCGGATCGCCTTGAACGACGCGATCAGGCTGTGCCGCGTGGCATGCGCCGCCGTCACGCCGCGCGGCACGTAGATCACGCAGAGGAGGCTGATGAGCGGCAGCGTCGCCGCGACCATCCACGCCAGCACGCGCAGCGCGTCGAAGTTCATCTCCGTGGTGGGCAGGAACCACAGCAGCGGGATCAGCCCCAGCAGCGCACCGCTGGCCACGTTGAAGTACTGGCGGGCGACGGTGATGCGGGAGCGCTCGCGGTAGTCGGTCGTCAGGTCCACCGACCACGCGCCGTACGGGATCTCGTTGACGGTCCAGGCGAAGTAGGCGATGAAGAACCAGGTCGCGAAGTACATCGCGTCGGCATGGACCGGCGGCACGTAGAGCTGGAAGATGCACGCGACCGTCAGCATCGAGCCGACCAGGAACCAGGACTTGCGCCCGCCCCAGCGGTCCTGCGTGGCGTCGATGGCCCAGCCCACGCCGACGTCCAGCACGCCGTCGAAGACACGCACCAGCAGCAGGATCAGGGACATGGTCCCCAGCGAGATCGCGAAGTGCTCGGCGTACAGCGCCGGCAGGATGCTGAAGGCCGGCCCGCGCAGCAGGTACATCGGCAAGGTCGGCATGGCGAACAGCACCAGCAACGGCCAGGACAGTCTTTTCGGAGCGGAGGACAAGGTCATGGGAGCGGCGGGTTGAGGGCTGGCTGAAGCGTCGGGCTGGGGTTCGGCATCACGTGTCAGGACAAGGTCACCGAGGTGCGGATCCTGCCGGCGCGTTCCGCCTCGGCGGTCATCGCAATGGTCGTGCCATGCGGCGCGCGTATCGTCCACTCGACGACGGCGCGATCCGCCATGGGCTCGGGATCGGGCGACAGCGCCAGCAGCGACTTCCTCGGCGCGTGCCCTCGGAGCTGCGGACCTTCTATGCGCGGCTTGCCGACGAGGAGCGCGATGTCGGCATCGGCCCCGGTATCGATATCGGGCAGATGGATCTCGAACATCACGCCGCGGACGATCTTGTGGTCGAGCGCCAGCTGGGTCACCGACGTGGGGAGCCACCCGGTGTTGACCACCGCGAGGCGGATCTTCCAGACGTCGTGCGCCAGCGCCAGCGCCTGCGCTTCCGCGCGCAGCAGCTCCAGCCGCGGCAGACTCAGCGCGATGCGATCCATCCACGCGGGAAAGCGTTCGACCTCGGCCTCGCGCAACTCGGGCGGCGGATTGCGCCAGTAGTTGATCTGGTCCCAGCCGCCGATCTCGACCGCGCCCAGCTGCGGATGCTGGAACGGCTGCCAGTCGACATACGCCCGCCCGCCGCAGTGTTCATCGCTCCAGCGCAGCAGCTTCAGATCGTCCTCGACCGGATGCTCGCGGAACCAGTCGATCCACGGGTAGCCGGTGATGCCGGCCTGGCGATTCGGACTCCACAGCTCGACCGTCCAGTACAGGGCGCCGAGCTGCTCGTACAACCAGTCCTGCGTGCCGCCCACGACTTCCTTCGGGTGGTACTTGAAGTCGTGCCACACGCTCAGCGTCGGGTAGCCCGTGTGCTCAGTGCCGTGCGCGCTGAAGTGCTGGAAGCACCACAGGTCCTCGGGGATCATGTCCTGGTCGCTCATCATGCCCATGGGCCGCAGGATCACGCCGCTGAAGGTGTGATAACTGATGGCGGCGCCGATGTTGGGATGCGCGAGGACGAAGTCCACCATCGCCTTCACCTCCGGCTCGCTGGTCGGATAGTCGCCGGCGCCTTTCTGCGCGTGCTCCTGCCGCCAGAAGGACGGGAAGTTGCGGTTCAGGTCGAGCGCCTGCGCCGACGGCTTGATCTTGAGCGAGACGCCGTCGAAGCCGGCCACGGAGCCCTCGGGGAGGATGCGGAAATACTCGCCGCCGAATTCGCCCGACTCGCGCGGCACCATCAGGCGCGGCTCGTCCGCATGCTGCTTCCACGAGCCGTTCGGGTCGGGGATGCGCATGGACAGCACGCGGCCGTCGCCGTCGATGTCCTCGATCGTGAGGCCGTCCTGCGTCGCCTCCGCTCGCGGGTAGCCGCGGGTGCTGGAGCGCACGTGGCGCGGTCTGTCGGCCAAGGCCAGCTCGGCGCCATCGGGACTCAGGCGAGGACAGAGATAGATCGCGCGAGTGTCGAGCAGATGTGTCACCTTCGGATCGGCGCCGTGGCCGCTCACGAGGTGGTGCAGGTAGAACAGGACCGCCGTGCAAGAGGTCAACTCGATCGAATGGATGTTGCCGTCGGCCCAGAACGCGGGCTTGTCCCGCGCGTCGCCGGTGAGCGTGTTGGTGACGGTGACGACCCAGATGTCGCGGCCTTCGTGGCTCTTGCCGATGGACTCGAGGCTCACGAGATCCGGCGCCGCCTCGGCGTACGCGCGCAGCCACTGCGTCAGCTCATCGTGGCGAGGGAAGACGTCGAAGCGAGGCTGCGGCAATCCTCGTCGGGTGGAGGTGGCTGGCGTCGAGCGCGAGGCTGCCGATGCCGATGCCGATGCCGATGTGGGTGTCGAAGTCATCGCCTCACCCGAGCCGGTAGTGGACGCTCTTGGCCCGCGTGTAGGCCATCAGCCCGGCGGTGCCGCCTTCCGCGCCGAAGCCGGAGGCGCCCGCCGGCTCGACCGACGATCCGCTCACATGGCCGGGCCCGGGCGAGGCGACGGCGTTGACCGTGACCGGTCCTCCGCGCACGCGGCGGACGAGTCCGTGCGCGAGGGCGACGTCGCGCGTCCACAGCGTCGCGGACAAGCCGTAGCGGCTGTCGTTCGCGAGCTGCAGCGCCTGTTCGACGCCGTCGAAAGGAAGGATGCCGGCGACAGGTCCGAAGATCTCTTCCTGCATGAACACGTGCGCATGCGGCAGGTCGGCGATCAGGGTCGGGCGATAGTGGCAGCCCCCTGCGGCGGTGTCTCGCGCGCCACCGGCGACGATCGTGGCGCCGTCGCGTCGCGCCGCATCGACCATCGCGCCGACGCGCTCCAGCTGCACCCGGTTGGCCAAGGGTCCGAGGACCGTCGAGGGCTGCAGCGGATCGCCGCCGCGCTGGGATTCGACCAGCGCAGACAGGCGTTGCAGCAGCGGCGCATACAGCGCGCGCGTCACGAGGATCCGCGTCCCGGCCACGCACACCTGGCCGCAGTTCCAAACGAAGCCCTGGACCAGCGATTCGGCGACCGCGTCGAGATCGCCCAGATCGTCGAAGACCAGCTGCGGCGACTTGCCGCCGCACTCCAGCAGCAGGGCCTTGAGGTTGGACTGCCCGGCGTACTGCATCAGCACACGCCCGGTCGTCGTCGAGCCGGTGAAGCTCAGGCAGTCGACGTCGTTGTGCAGCGCGAGCAGGCGGCCGGTCTCGCGTCCCAGTCCGGGCAGCACGTTCAAGGCGCCGGCGGGCAGACCGGCGGCCATCGCCAGATCGCCCAGGCGCAGGCACGACAGGGACGCGATCTCCGAGGGCTTGAGCACCACCGAGTTGCCCATGCCCAGCGCCGGCACGATCTTGCCCAGCGCGACGTACAGCGGGAAGTTCCACGGCGTGATCGCCGCCACGACGCCGTGCGGCACGCGCAGGTTCAGCGCCAGCGTGTGGGCGGCGCTCGGCAGCACCTGCTCGCTGAGCTTGTCCAGCCGCTCGGCCGTGCTGCGCACGATCCGCGCGGCCAGCGCGACGTCGGGCAGCGCCGACGAGATGGGCATGCCCATCTCCAGCGAATCGAGCAGCGCCAGCTCTTCCTGGTGGCGCTCGATCTCGTCCGCGAAACGCAGCAGGGTCCGGCTCCGCTCGTGGGCCGAGATCCGCGACCAGGTGCCCTGCTCGAAGGTGCGGCGGGCGCTGAGCACCGCGGCATCCACGTCGGCTTCGCCGCACGATGCCAGCGAGGCCACCACGCGACCATCGTGCGGATTCACGCTGTCGAAACGCCCTTCGCCGACCTCGCCGCGCTCGCCGCCGTGCATGTCACCGCGCCCATCGATGCGCACGTCGACGCGCTCGCCATCGATGATCGGTCGGACATCGACGGTCAACTGCCGCGCCCGTTGCTGCCAATCGATGGAAGACGGCGCGCTCACGACGACCGTCCTTCTTCGTGGCTTCGGCGGGGATCGATCTTGAGTGGCATGGGCATCGCGCTTTCTGAGGGGACGGAGGTCCGGCGCGATCCATCGACACGTGCCAGCTACCTCATCGGTGTGACACGAAAGTTAGAAGGGAATGATTTTTTCGACCATACCCCTCGGGGGATACAAGGGATCGCCCTGATGCGGCGCTGCGGCGCGGCGGCGCGGCCCTCATTCGGAACGAAAATCTGGAACGAAGATGTGGAACGAAGATCGGGCCCTGGGCCGCACCGCCCTGCCCTGCAACGAAAGACCTGCGTCATGTCCTCCAGACCCACCGCCGATCAGCGACGCGAGTTCGGCGCCTTCCTCACCAGCCGGCGCGCCTTGCTGCAGCCCAAGGACTTCGGCCTGCCCGAAGGGCCGCGGCGCACGCCGGGTCTGCGTCGCGAGGAAGTCGCCGTGCTCGTCGGCGTCAGCGTCAGCTGGTACACGTGGCTGGAACAGGGACGCGACATCCAGCCCTCTGCCGACGCGTTGAAGCGCATCTCCAAGGTCTTCAAGCTGGACCGGGTGGAGTCCGCCCATCTGTTCGCGCTGTCAGCCCTGGAGCCGCCCACGGTGGCCACCGGCGGCGCGATCAGCGCGGGGCTGGACCAGCTGGTGCGCGCCATCAACCCGATCCCCGCCTACGTGCGCAACACGCGGCTCGACATCCTGGCCTGGAACGATGCCGTGGCCGACCTGCTGGTCGACTACGGCTCCCTGCTGCCGCACGAGCGCAACACGCTGCGCCTGCTGTTCCTCTACCGGCCCTATCGCACCCAGATCCTGGACTGGGAGCAGATGGCGCGCGGCATGATCTCCACCTTCCGCGCGGCCCGCGCACAGGCGCCCGACAAGGCGCCCTTCGACAGCCTGGTCGAGGAGCTGTCGCAGCAGAGCCCGGAGTTCCGGGACTGGTGGCAGGACACCGCCGTGCAAGGCTTCGAGGAAGGACGCAAGCGGGTGGTGCATCCGCTGACCGGCCAGACCCTGGACTTCACCTACGTCGCGCTGACGCCGGAGGGCCGGCCGGATCTGTCGCTCGTCACCTACATCCCCCGCCCCCCTGCCTATGACCCGCAGTCATAGGATCACAAGACGCCTTCTTCGCGCCCCCGGACCTGCCGACACTGACCGTCATCGCAGCGCACGCCGTGCTGCCCACCCAGGTCGTGAAAGGTCCCCATGTCCCAGCCGAACACTCCCGTTGCCACCTCGCGCAACCCCGCCACCGGCGAACTGATCGCCACCTACGCGTTCCAGACGCCGAGCGAGGTCGAGAGCCTGCTCGACAGCAACGCGGCGGCCTTCCGCCTGTGGCGCGCCACGCCGATGCGTGAACGCGTGGCCTCCTATCGGCGGCTGGCGGAAACCCTGCGTCAGCGCCTGGAGCCGCTCGCTGAACTGATCACCGCTGAAATGGGCAAGACGCTGGACGCGTCCCGCGCGGAAGTGGAGAAATGCGCCCTCACGATCGACTGGCTGGCCGACAACGGCCCGGCCATCCTGGCGGACGAGCCGGTGTCCGTCGGCAACGACGATCAGGTCCACGTCTCCTACCTGCCGATCGGCACCGTGCTGGCCGTGATGCCCTGGAACTTCCCGCTGTGGCAGGTGATCCGCGCCTCGGGTCCCGTCATGCTGTCGGGCAACGGCTTCCTGCTGAAGCACGCGCCCAACGTGATGGGCTCGGCCTACGCGCTGCAGGACGCCTACGAGGCGGCCGGCTTCCCCAAGGGCCTGTTCGCCAACCTGGTGGTCGACAACGACACCGTGGCCGCTCTCATCGAAGATCCCCGCATCGCCGCGGTCACGCTGACCGGCAGCATGCGCGCGGGCTCGGCCGTCGCGGCCACCGCCGGCAAGGCGCTCAAGAAGAGCCTGCTGGAACTGGGCGGCGCCGATGCCTTCATCGTCCTGGCGGACGCCAACATCGACCTGGCGGTCCAGACCGCCATCACGGCCCGATTCCAGAATGCGGGGCAGGTCTGCCTGGCCGCCAAGCGCTTCATCCTCGAGCGGCCGATCGCGGACGAGTTCACCCGCAAGTTCGTCGCCGCGGTGAAAGAGATCAAGGTGGGCGATCCGCGCGATCCCTCGAACCTCATCGGGCCGATGGCCCGCGCCGATCTGCGCGATGAGCTGCACCGGCAGGTCGAACGCACGATCGCCGCGGGGGCAGTCCTTGCCACGGGCGGCTACAAGATCGACGGGCCCGGCAGCTTCTATGCGCCGACGGTGCTGACCGATGTGCAGCCGGGCATGGCCGCCTTCGACGAGGAGACCTTCGGACCGGTCGCCGCCATCACCGTCGCCGACAACGTGGAGCACGCGATCACCCTGGCCAACACCAGCGACTACGGCCTGGGCGGCAACCTGTGGACCGGCAACGTCGCCCAGGCGCAGCGCCTGGCGCGTCGCCTGGAGACCGGCGGGGTGTTCATCAACGGGTTTTCCGCCAGCAACGCGCGCATCCCGGTCGGGGGCGTCAAGAAGAGCGGTTACGGCCGCGAGCTGTCGCACTTCGGCCTGCGCGAATTCACCAACGCGCAAGCCGTCTGGGCGAAGGAAGTCGGCTGAGGACGTCGGCTAAAGAGCTTGCCTAAAGAAGTCGGCTAAGCGCGCGACAGCGGTCCCGGGCTCGGTCCCGTTGCTGGCTCTGGCGCCGGCTCGCTGGCGACGACGCTCGTCGCCTTCACCGACTGGTAGCTCTGCAGCGGATCGGTCGACACGCCCGGCACGGCGAACGGGATGCAGCGGATGAAGAGCGCGAAAAGCTCCGCCTGCGAGCCGATCTCCAGCTTGCGGTGGATGCTCTTGCGATGGATCTTCACGGTGCCTTCCGTGGACTGCATGCGCGCGGCCGTCAGCGCGGAGGAGTAGCCGCTGAGCATGTAGAACAGCACCTCGCGCTCGCGCTTGGTGAGCAGCGAGGCGCCGAAGTTGTCGATCGAGCTCTGCACCTTCTGGTGGGTGAGGCTCTCGTCGTTGTCGGTGCGCGAGGCCAGCAGCCCCATCTGGCCGTGGTGCTTCTCGATGGCGGCGAAGAGGATGGGCAGCACGGCGTTCACCGCCGCGATGTCGGCGGGCGCGAAGCCGTCGCCCGTCGTGTCGCGCTCCAGGAAGACGGACAGGGCGGTGTCCGCGTCGATGCGCCAGAGGATGTCGACGTAGTCCGCCAGTCCCAGCTGCGAATAGAACAGGCGATAGAACTCGCTGGTGTAGAAGTCGTCCGGCGCCACGTCGCGCAGCCAGTACACGCCGCTGCCGCAACCGGCGAGGAAGCGCTGGTAGTTGGGGTCGAGGATGTAGGGTCCGGAGAAGTAGTCCGGCGCCATGACGCCCTGCGCGCTGGGACGGCGGCGGTACATCAGCAGCTGCGGCCGCTGGTGGCGCGAGAAGATCATCGCGCCGCCGGAGTGCATCGCGCACACGCGGTCGAGGAAGGCCAGCAGGCTGTGGAAGAAACCGGGCTGGCCGGTGGTCTGGATCACCTGCCCCAGCGCCAGCGCCGCGGCGGTGTCCAGGCTCACCGTCGAGTCGCCCGGCCATCGGTGAGGCGCAGGGGGCGAAGGGGGAATCGGCATCGAGGATCCTGTCGTCGATGCGGATTGTCGCGCGCCGCCGCGCAGCAGGAACAGGCCTAAGGGTTCACACGGTCGTGGCATAGCCGCAGGGTCCGGATGAAGTCCAGCAGGAGGACGTCGCGGTCCGGCTCGGCGGGGCTGTAGTACGCGGGCTCGGGGTACACGGCGAGCTGCACCACGGTGATGCGCTCGCGGCGGTTGACGTAGATCCGCTGGCCGGAATGGCCCAGCGCCCACATGCCGCCGTCGTCGTCCAGCCACCAGCTCAGGCCGTAGCCGGAGACGCCGAGGATCTCGACGCCGGCGGTGTTCTCGCGGCCCGCGAGTTCGAAGGCGCGCGCGCTGACCGCGTCGACCCACTGCGCGCCGAGGAGGGGTGTTCCCTGCACGCGGCCGTCGTTGACCACGAGGAGCGCGAGGCGCGCCATGTCGCGCAGCGTCATGCCCGCGCGGCTGCCGCTGATCTCCTGGCCGCCGTCGGACTCCAGCGTGTAGAAGGCGTCGAACTCCATGCCCGCGGGCTTCCAGATCTTCTCGGACATGTAGTCGGCCAGGCGCTGGCCGGTGGCCGCGCAGATCACGGCGCCGAGCAGATAAGTGTCGCCGGTGTTGTAGTTCCAGAAGCTGCCCGGTGGATGTGCGCGCTGCAGCGAGGCCATCAGCTGCAGCACGCCGCCGGGCGCCTTAGCCGCGAGGGAGCGGCTGTAGCGGTTCACGTCGGAGTCGCGGTCGGTGTAGTCCTCGATCCAGCGCACGCCGGAGGACATCGTCAGCAGGTGCCGCACCGTGACGCCTTCGTAGCCGGTGCCGCGCATCGCGGGCAGGTGATCGGTCACGGCGTCGTCGAGGGAGTGGATGGCGCCGTCCGCGATGGCCGCGCCGACCAGCAGCGCGGTCAGGCTCTTGACGGTGGACATCGTGCTCCAGCGCTCGTGCGGCTGCAGGCCGAGGCCGTAGCGCTCCAGGACCACGGCATCGTCGACCGTGGCGATCAGGCCGACCACGTTGTTGCGGTTCATGAGGTCGGCGATGGACAGGGTCTTGCCGCCGCTGACGAAGGGGGCCTCGTAGGCCGGGCCGCGGGTCAGCGCGCGGGGCGTCGGGCCTCGGGCGATGTCGCGCGTGGCAAACAGCTTGTCCACGTTGCGGAAGCCGTAGGACTGCAGGCACGGCGGCCACATCAGGAAGTCCTCGGCGTTGGGCAGGTGATGCGTCGGCAACGCGAGCGGCGATTCGGAGGTCGGGATCAAGGGTGGCTCCAGGGTGGCGGGCGATCGGGAGGGCGGGCGATCGGGAGGACGGAGGGCAGAGGGCCGAGGGAGTCGTCGATGCGCGTCAGCCCCAGAGGGCGACGTCGGGTGCGTGGAGATGGCCCTCGGCGTAGGAGATGGGCGGCGATCGGTCGTTCCTCATGTGCAGCGGGCCGTCGAGGTCCACGAAGTCGCAGAAGGCGGCGATGAGGAAGGCCGGCGCCATGGCCAGCGAGGTGCCGCAGTTGCAGCCGACCATCAGTTGGAAGCCGAGTCGACGCGCCTCGCGGCACATGAGCAGGCCCTCGGTGAGGCCGCCGCATTTGTCGAGCTTGAGGTTGACGTACTGGACGCGTCCGACGAGCCGGGAAAGGCTGTCGAGCGTGGTGCAGCTCTCGTCGGCGGCGATGGGGATGCGAAGGCCGAGACCGGGGAGGAGGTCTTCGTGACCGGCGGGGAGCGGCTGTTCGATCAAGGCCAGCGGCAGCGACCAGACGGCGGCGGCGAAGCGCTGCAGCCCTTCGGGTGACCAGCCTTCGTTGGGGTCCACAGTCAGGCGGCTGCCGGGCGATGCCGCGGCCACGGCGTGCAGGCGCTCGATGTCGCGGTCGAGGCCGCCGGGCGTGCGGTCGCCGAGCTTCACCTTGAGCACCGGGGCGTTCCCCCATCGCCGCGCCTGTTGCGCCATCTCGTCGGGGGAGTCGAGCGTCACGGTCAGCAGCGTCGGGAAGCGCGTGGTCGCGTCGATCTCCGGCAGACCGGCGAGTTCCCACGCGCGCAGGCCTGAGCGCTTGCATTCGAGGTCCCACAGCATCGCGTCCAGCGCGTTGCGAAGACCGTCCGCTGGGAGCTGGCGACGAAGCGTCTCGCGGTCGGGCGTTTCCTCGAACTGCGAGAGCAAGGCCTGACCCCGCTCGGCTGCGGCCATGCTCAGGGTCTCATCGGATTCGTGCTGCTCGCCCTCGCCTTGCGCGCGGTGGTCTTCCCATGTGGCGGTCGCGTGCAGCACCGTCTGGGTGCTGAGCACACCGCGTGAGATGGCGATCTTCTGGCGGTACGGCCAATGCTGGATTTCGAGCTTGAAGCGAGGTCGCGACATGCCGCGATGGTTCGCCACGCCTCCTCGGCTCGCAATACCCCCCTGGGGATACATGACGGCCGGCGAGCCCATGCAGGGCCTCTGCACTGCCACCGCCGCTGGCCCTCACCCCTGCCCTCTCCCGCAAGCGGGAGAGGGAGTCCGGCCGGTTCAACTCTCAGCGCTGGCTCCTCTTGCTCCCTCTCCCGCAAGCGGAAGAAAGGGACGAAGGGCGCGGCGGGACTCCCTCTCCCGCTTGCGGGAGAGGGCGGGGGTGAGGGCCAGCGGCCGTTGCAGGGATCAGGTGTACTTCTTCTCCAGCGCGTCCCACTCCGGCTTGTTCACCAGACGTTGGCGTTCGGCGAACGGGATCACCAGGTTGGGATCCTCGTCGATGCGGCGCTGGGTCTTGAGCACGCCCAATGCCTTCTGCATCCCCGCCACCGCGCCTTGCAGCGCGGCGTTGGCATACAG
This genomic stretch from Mitsuaria sp. 7 harbors:
- a CDS encoding nuclear transport factor 2 family protein, which translates into the protein MHSPTPPASAIQAVEAALVDWHQALEAHDWPAVDAGLTPDFLMVEHDRLMDKAALLAFVQRSATSGRQRASLHGFRTAVQQDVAWTTVFNDELWMAVDGTHTPFRFLETAVFRRDGDVWRIARYHATRLEPGAS
- a CDS encoding MFS transporter, producing MTLSSAPKRLSWPLLVLFAMPTLPMYLLRGPAFSILPALYAEHFAISLGTMSLILLLVRVFDGVLDVGVGWAIDATQDRWGGRKSWFLVGSMLTVACIFQLYVPPVHADAMYFATWFFIAYFAWTVNEIPYGAWSVDLTTDYRERSRITVARQYFNVASGALLGLIPLLWFLPTTEMNFDALRVLAWMVAATLPLISLLCVIYVPRGVTAAHATRHSLIASFKAIRTNRAFIRFLIASALAGLGDATGAAVGFLVLDSYLGLGAAIGMVLLQWGVAATIGVGVAEFFLKRFEKHRVFAWSAIGCALCYLAFAPLQPGIPHLLFLYLVCSFAHTMFYIVIDMLPQAMVGDLADFDLMKSGVARTAQYVSVLTFVRKATFGIGTSLSLFVVSQFGFEAKQAVYASTAILGLKISAFALPFACFMLAALIIWAYPITARRHAVIQQRNARLGRVVPDPGLA
- a CDS encoding M14 family metallopeptidase; translation: MPQPRFDVFPRHDELTQWLRAYAEAAPDLVSLESIGKSHEGRDIWVVTVTNTLTGDARDKPAFWADGNIHSIELTSCTAVLFYLHHLVSGHGADPKVTHLLDTRAIYLCPRLSPDGAELALADRPRHVRSSTRGYPRAEATQDGLTIEDIDGDGRVLSMRIPDPNGSWKQHADEPRLMVPRESGEFGGEYFRILPEGSVAGFDGVSLKIKPSAQALDLNRNFPSFWRQEHAQKGAGDYPTSEPEVKAMVDFVLAHPNIGAAISYHTFSGVILRPMGMMSDQDMIPEDLWCFQHFSAHGTEHTGYPTLSVWHDFKYHPKEVVGGTQDWLYEQLGALYWTVELWSPNRQAGITGYPWIDWFREHPVEDDLKLLRWSDEHCGGRAYVDWQPFQHPQLGAVEIGGWDQINYWRNPPPELREAEVERFPAWMDRIALSLPRLELLRAEAQALALAHDVWKIRLAVVNTGWLPTSVTQLALDHKIVRGVMFEIHLPDIDTGADADIALLVGKPRIEGPQLRGHAPRKSLLALSPDPEPMADRAVVEWTIRAPHGTTIAMTAEAERAGRIRTSVTLS
- a CDS encoding aldehyde dehydrogenase family protein, giving the protein MSAPSSIDWQQRARQLTVDVRPIIDGERVDVRIDGRGDMHGGERGEVGEGRFDSVNPHDGRVVASLASCGEADVDAAVLSARRTFEQGTWSRISAHERSRTLLRFADEIERHQEELALLDSLEMGMPISSALPDVALAARIVRSTAERLDKLSEQVLPSAAHTLALNLRVPHGVVAAITPWNFPLYVALGKIVPALGMGNSVVLKPSEIASLSCLRLGDLAMAAGLPAGALNVLPGLGRETGRLLALHNDVDCLSFTGSTTTGRVLMQYAGQSNLKALLLECGGKSPQLVFDDLGDLDAVAESLVQGFVWNCGQVCVAGTRILVTRALYAPLLQRLSALVESQRGGDPLQPSTVLGPLANRVQLERVGAMVDAARRDGATIVAGGARDTAAGGCHYRPTLIADLPHAHVFMQEEIFGPVAGILPFDGVEQALQLANDSRYGLSATLWTRDVALAHGLVRRVRGGPVTVNAVASPGPGHVSGSSVEPAGASGFGAEGGTAGLMAYTRAKSVHYRLG
- a CDS encoding helix-turn-helix transcriptional regulator; this encodes MSSRPTADQRREFGAFLTSRRALLQPKDFGLPEGPRRTPGLRREEVAVLVGVSVSWYTWLEQGRDIQPSADALKRISKVFKLDRVESAHLFALSALEPPTVATGGAISAGLDQLVRAINPIPAYVRNTRLDILAWNDAVADLLVDYGSLLPHERNTLRLLFLYRPYRTQILDWEQMARGMISTFRAARAQAPDKAPFDSLVEELSQQSPEFRDWWQDTAVQGFEEGRKRVVHPLTGQTLDFTYVALTPEGRPDLSLVTYIPRPPAYDPQS
- a CDS encoding NAD-dependent succinate-semialdehyde dehydrogenase, whose protein sequence is MSQPNTPVATSRNPATGELIATYAFQTPSEVESLLDSNAAAFRLWRATPMRERVASYRRLAETLRQRLEPLAELITAEMGKTLDASRAEVEKCALTIDWLADNGPAILADEPVSVGNDDQVHVSYLPIGTVLAVMPWNFPLWQVIRASGPVMLSGNGFLLKHAPNVMGSAYALQDAYEAAGFPKGLFANLVVDNDTVAALIEDPRIAAVTLTGSMRAGSAVAATAGKALKKSLLELGGADAFIVLADANIDLAVQTAITARFQNAGQVCLAAKRFILERPIADEFTRKFVAAVKEIKVGDPRDPSNLIGPMARADLRDELHRQVERTIAAGAVLATGGYKIDGPGSFYAPTVLTDVQPGMAAFDEETFGPVAAITVADNVEHAITLANTSDYGLGGNLWTGNVAQAQRLARRLETGGVFINGFSASNARIPVGGVKKSGYGRELSHFGLREFTNAQAVWAKEVG
- a CDS encoding helix-turn-helix transcriptional regulator — translated: MPIPPSPPAPHRWPGDSTVSLDTAAALALGQVIQTTGQPGFFHSLLAFLDRVCAMHSGGAMIFSRHQRPQLLMYRRRPSAQGVMAPDYFSGPYILDPNYQRFLAGCGSGVYWLRDVAPDDFYTSEFYRLFYSQLGLADYVDILWRIDADTALSVFLERDTTGDGFAPADIAAVNAVLPILFAAIEKHHGQMGLLASRTDNDESLTHQKVQSSIDNFGASLLTKREREVLFYMLSGYSSALTAARMQSTEGTVKIHRKSIHRKLEIGSQAELFALFIRCIPFAVPGVSTDPLQSYQSVKATSVVASEPAPEPATGPSPGPLSRA
- a CDS encoding serine hydrolase translates to MIPTSESPLALPTHHLPNAEDFLMWPPCLQSYGFRNVDKLFATRDIARGPTPRALTRGPAYEAPFVSGGKTLSIADLMNRNNVVGLIATVDDAVVLERYGLGLQPHERWSTMSTVKSLTALLVGAAIADGAIHSLDDAVTDHLPAMRGTGYEGVTVRHLLTMSSGVRWIEDYTDRDSDVNRYSRSLAAKAPGGVLQLMASLQRAHPPGSFWNYNTGDTYLLGAVICAATGQRLADYMSEKIWKPAGMEFDAFYTLESDGGQEISGSRAGMTLRDMARLALLVVNDGRVQGTPLLGAQWVDAVSARAFELAGRENTAGVEILGVSGYGLSWWLDDDGGMWALGHSGQRIYVNRRERITVVQLAVYPEPAYYSPAEPDRDVLLLDFIRTLRLCHDRVNP
- a CDS encoding dipeptide epimerase, encoding MSRPRFKLEIQHWPYRQKIAISRGVLSTQTVLHATATWEDHRAQGEGEQHESDETLSMAAAERGQALLSQFEETPDRETLRRQLPADGLRNALDAMLWDLECKRSGLRAWELAGLPEIDATTRFPTLLTVTLDSPDEMAQQARRWGNAPVLKVKLGDRTPGGLDRDIERLHAVAAASPGSRLTVDPNEGWSPEGLQRFAAAVWSLPLALIEQPLPAGHEDLLPGLGLRIPIAADESCTTLDSLSRLVGRVQYVNLKLDKCGGLTEGLLMCREARRLGFQLMVGCNCGTSLAMAPAFLIAAFCDFVDLDGPLHMRNDRSPPISYAEGHLHAPDVALWG